The following nucleotide sequence is from Halococcus salsus.
GTACATATATCCGGACCTACACGGCGAGCCTGCCAGACCAAACTCGGTATAGATCTTTCCAGAGCGATCGTGCGTCCAACCCAGTCATAAGGCCCTGCAAAGGCCACTCTCTATGTGTGATCTGATAACAAGAGATCAGACGAAGTTGACGCCTGTTCGTGGTATTCGTTGAATAGAGCGATCGTCCACGCTACGAGCTCGGGATTCGTTGGGTCGAAGGAGTCGTATCGACCGTAGCGAGGCCACCATTAGTGGATGTGTTCGTGCCCGATTTAGCCAAAGGTTCAATTCGTCACCACGAGAATGTCGCCAGGAAGGCATGAACCTCCGCCCGAACCGCGTTGATGTAGCAGGTCTTGTTATCGCCATGCTCACCCTGCTGGGCAGCCTTGCGTTCTGGAGTCAACTGCCCTCGCGGGTAGCGATCCACTTCTCGGCGGGTGGTGATCCGAACACGGTGGTTCCGAAAGCGCTCGCGGTGGTACTTCTCCCAGTCATCATGCTGGGGTCGCTCATCGTAATGCGAGCCGCCGCCTACTACGACCCACCGGACGACGGTCGAGTGTTCGTCGTGACCGCTCTCGGGACGATGCTGTTGCTCGCCGCCATCCAGTTTCTCGTCCTCGGATGGAATCTCGGCTATGCAATATCGATGGACGCCGTTCTCGTCGGCGCGGTTGTATGGGCAATCGCGCTCGTCGCTTATTCGTACCATCGCACAGGGACGATTGTCAGGACGTAACCATACCACGCTCTCTGAGATTCAACTCACTCGATCTTGACCATCCTCGGTCAAATGGCTCACCAAGACAGTATGAGTTCAACCAAAACGTGATGACTGCATTCCGACCTGACAACACTTCTGTTCGATTTACGTAAGAAGCGATTGAGTAGAAACGAGAGTCAAATCATGTGTAGAAGCCGCATTTCGGAGTACAGCAACCCGTTGTGAGATCTCATCAGGAGTGTGGCTATCCGACCCGAGAACAAACTGAATTCCCTGCTCGGTGAACACATCAAGCATTCCCGGATCTGGATGCACACGCCCGAGCGAGCGTAGGGCACGCCCAGCGTTAACTTCCGGGACGACTTTCGAGCCATCGAGCGCACTCGCAACGCGCTCGTAATCAATTCGAGTCGTGTGTCGGCGCAACGCAGGAATCCGCTCTGGGAGGTCGAGATGACCGAGAACGTCGAACAAACCGGACTCGACTAGTGAAACGACAGCATCATAGTATCGCTTGACGGCAGCACGACACTCTGGTTCGTCAGCAGCATCATACTGGCTCCCACTCGTATAGTCGTATTCTCCTGCAAAGTGGACACTACCGATAGTGTACGCGAAATCAGCTGTTTCAAGGAATGTCTCGATTCGAGGTTCAGTCCCCTCGGCATAACTCACTTCGGCAGCATCGTATAGCCGCAGATCGGTTGTCTTTCGCTGTCTGTTGATGTCCGCACGGCGCTGTTCGTACGTCTCGACGAGATCGTAGCGTGCCCGCCGACCAAAGTCGTCGTCAGTAACGATGCAGTGGTCCGTGAGTCCGAGCGCGGTCAAGTCTGCTTGTTCGGCTGCCACGACCATCGCACCAAGATCAGACCCATCCGAGTAGGTTGTGTGGGTATGAATATCGGTATTCATCGGTTCTCCGTCGTCCCGCTCACGTCATAGAGCCGTTGCCCATTCATTTTCGGAACGGCGTCCCGAGTATCAAACGCTAATGCGTACTCATAGAGGTCTGTGCGCTTGATCTGTGGTTTCGTCTCGTACTTTGGCCCCTTGCTGAACTTGACTATCTCTCGATATATTTCACGCTGCTCGTCAGTAAGAGGATTGTCGTGAAGGTGGCGGGCGACATACAACGCGCCGACGACATCTTCAGGGGAGGGCTTACCTTTTGAGCCTGCTGCAACGAAGTACGTCTCTTTGCTACTTCCTCTGAGATGCTCGGCGACTGCCTTCCCGTTAGTTAGTCCAGCAACATATATATCGACGTCATCACTAGCGGCTGATCGGATATCAGTGATTACGTTACCCCCATTAGTGGAGGTCATGGCTGTCGGCCGTCCAGCAACATCGATGCTCTGGACGAAACTTGGTGAATTGAAGAAGTCGTACCCTTCTTCTCCCCGGTAATTCGGGCCGGAACTGCCCCCGATCTTCGCATCTGGGTAGGTCGCTTTGAACGATGGCTCGTTGCCCCGTTCTTCTGTGATATAAATGTACTCTGCGCCATTAGCGAACAATTCAGGGACTGTCGTCGAAAATTGGGCGACATCGACGACGACGTAATTCCCTGGGAGTGGGTCGTCGGGGATCATTCCGCGCCCAGGAATCATTTGCTCCAAGACTTCCGACTCGAATGCACTGTCCGTAGCCAAGCTCATAATAGCACCTCAGGCGTTCGAGGTAAAAAGAACGCTAAGAGCCGTATTTATTAGTTTTGTGAGGTACAGCTTACTCCGTATCTTATTGAGCGCTACCTACATCATCTGAGAACGGAACGCAGAGTCGAAACGGTTCCCGGATCCTCTAGTTGCGGTATCGCTAGAGGAAGGTAGCAATTCCAACAACGACAACTAAAGAACCAATAAGAAATCCTACGTCGATGAACCGGACCCGCACACCTTCTAATTGAAGTTCTGCGCTTTTGTCGTCGTGGAGAGAGTGTGAGAAGCCACGAGCTTCCATGGCTTCCACAGTAACGCGGCTTCGCTTAGCGACGTTGAAGATCATCGGATAGAAAGCACGCATCGACAGTTTGAGCAGATAGAGATAATACCGCCATCGAAACCGACCTGGCGAGTCGGGAGCTGAACTTCGTAGTCTGAATGAGTTGACGAGGTCATGATATTCTTCGAACAATACTGGCAACATTCGGTACCCATAGGTAATGAGGAAAGTGAATTGGCGCGGAACCCCGAGACTTTGAAGTCCTTGTGAGAGTGTCTTCGGTCCCATGCTTGAGAACACCGCTAAACTTGACACCGAGATGATTGTCAGCTTTAACGTGAATGGGATCAACGCCTGAACGGCCGCGATCGGGTCTCCTGTAAAAGCCGTTACGAGAGCGTACGATACCAGTGTCGAGGCTATCGTGAAAGCCATCAGCCCGACGAGGAAGACGCTCACTCGTGATAGGACTGCAAGCACCGACACGAACACCAGTAGCCCGAGGAGAACTGTGGTATCGTAGAACAGCCAAGGGATGAAGAGAAAAGCTGCGTACCAGAGGAGCAGAACTCGTGGATCAAGCCGATGGAGAAACGAGCCCTCGTTTTCGTACGCCGTGCGTAGGAGATCAGTTTTGATCGCCTCGACCGACGTAGCATCACGCAAACTGTCCAGCGGCGTCACCATTTTTCCTCCCCGATGATCCTTGTCTCTGTCGACGCTGAAGCCCCCTCAAGACGGTTAGCGAAGGCATCGACAGTCAGCGGTGGCAAGTCAGATCCGAGTTCTGCCCCTAATCGGACTACCTGTGGTGGTTGGAGATTCGCTTGCTCAAGTGGACCGAGGTTGGCGAACACGTCGGCTGGCGGTCCATCGCTGATAATGTCGCCATCGTTGAGGACGACGACCCGAGTTGCCCACGATGCCGCAAGCTCAAGGTCGTGAGTTGCGACTACGACAGTCTCAACCCTTTTACCAGCCCGATCAAGGGTACGATTGAGTTCCTCTCTACTGGCAAGATCAAGACTCCCGGTGGGTTCGTCAAGTAAGACTATCGAGGGATCCGTCGCCAGACCGATCGCTAACGACGCACGCCGCTGCTGTCCAACACTGAGCAGTCGGCCATCTCTTGCTTGCAGGGACTCCAAGTCGAGAAATTCAATGACGTCATCCACCCGTTCGTCAGCGTCGGGGTAACCCCTATCGGACAGGTAATGGGCTACATCGGCACGAACGCTGTCCGCAATGAACATCTCCTCTGGATTCTGTTTGACGTAGGCGATTTCTTCCGCTAACTGTTCGGGCAGTACGGTGTCAGTATTTGTTCCGTTGACAACAATACTTCCCGAATCGGGTGTTTCTAGCCCGGTTATCAGCTGCAGAAGTGTCGATTTTCCGGCTCCGTTACTGCCAACAAGTGCAACTCGGTCATTAGGGTACAATCCCAACGATATCCGGTCGAGAACCGTTTTAGTCCCATTTTGCAGTGTCTCGTATGAATGTGAGACATTGTTAATAGAGATCGTGGGGTCGTCTCGTCGTCGTGTCTGTTCTCCTTTATCAGTCCGATCTCTACTATTGATCTCCGAGTTGCCAAACCAATCAATACCATCTGCAAATGTTACTGGAAGTGTATTATCATCAGTGGAAACACGCTCTGCAATGCGAGTGACCTGCGGTGGATGTACGTCCTGTGCTCGGAGGTCTCCCAACTGATTGAGTGCTGCCTCAACCGGCAGCTTCCAACTAACGGCTCCGTCTTCCACCAGTACGACGCTGTCACAGTACTCGGCGACAAACTCCGTCTGATGCTCGATCGTGACAACAGTCTTCCCGTATACTTCATTGAGACGAGCGAGGTGTTCGTAAGTTTTACGAGCGTTAATTGGATCGAGCTGCGCGGCTGGTTCGTCAACGACGAGAATCTCAGGGTCCAAGGATAATGCTGCTGCCAGCGCTACTATGTGTTTCTGCCCTCCGGATAACTCCCAGATGAATCTATCTTCGAGTCCATCGAGACCGAGAAGGTCTATTGTTTTGTGGGTTTTTTCGCGGTAATCGTCGTGTCCGTAGTTCATCGGCGCGAAAGCCACTTCTTCGAACACCGTTGGACTGACGAGTTGGTTATCGAACTCCTGAAAAACATACCCCACATGTTGTGATAGTGCCGAGACGGAACTCGTGGGAACATCGTGTCCAGCAACGGTAACTCGTCCTCGAATATCCCCCTCGTAAAAATGGGGTATGAGTCCGTTGAATGATTTACAGAGTGTTGTCTTTCCTGATCCGTTGCCACCGATGATAGCAACGAACTCACCAGGGTCAATAGAGAGGTCAGCCCCGGATAGCACCTCGTCGTCGGTTCCTGGATACCGAAAATGCAGGTCCTCAACGACGATACGGGAGTTGTGTGTGGACTCCATTTTTAGGCGGATTGCGTTGTCCGGTACCAGATAGCAACAATAACGACCACGGCGACGACGATAGGGATAATAATGTAGCTCTGTCCGTACGTTGCGAGGAATTCCGGTTCCCAGACGATGTTGATAGCACCGCCAACTTCGCTGGCGGCCTCAGCCACGAAAGCCACTGGAGCCCCGACAACGATTGCTAATAGTGCCGTGAGCGAGAACCCTCTCCACATCGAAGCCCCTCGCTCGCCTTCGAATGGTTCCATACCAAGCAAGGGTTCGATCTTCCCGTGTAGCCGAGGGTAGAGGTAGAGGGCCGG
It contains:
- a CDS encoding DUF1648 domain-containing protein; the encoded protein is MNLRPNRVDVAGLVIAMLTLLGSLAFWSQLPSRVAIHFSAGGDPNTVVPKALAVVLLPVIMLGSLIVMRAAAYYDPPDDGRVFVVTALGTMLLLAAIQFLVLGWNLGYAISMDAVLVGAVVWAIALVAYSYHRTGTIVRT
- a CDS encoding PHP domain-containing protein, coding for MNTDIHTHTTYSDGSDLGAMVVAAEQADLTALGLTDHCIVTDDDFGRRARYDLVETYEQRRADINRQRKTTDLRLYDAAEVSYAEGTEPRIETFLETADFAYTIGSVHFAGEYDYTSGSQYDAADEPECRAAVKRYYDAVVSLVESGLFDVLGHLDLPERIPALRRHTTRIDYERVASALDGSKVVPEVNAGRALRSLGRVHPDPGMLDVFTEQGIQFVLGSDSHTPDEISQRVAVLRNAASTHDLTLVSTQSLLT
- a CDS encoding 2-phosphosulfolactate phosphatase, giving the protein MSLATDSAFESEVLEQMIPGRGMIPDDPLPGNYVVVDVAQFSTTVPELFANGAEYIYITEERGNEPSFKATYPDAKIGGSSGPNYRGEEGYDFFNSPSFVQSIDVAGRPTAMTSTNGGNVITDIRSAASDDVDIYVAGLTNGKAVAEHLRGSSKETYFVAAGSKGKPSPEDVVGALYVARHLHDNPLTDEQREIYREIVKFSKGPKYETKPQIKRTDLYEYALAFDTRDAVPKMNGQRLYDVSGTTENR
- a CDS encoding energy-coupling factor transporter transmembrane component T, which codes for MTPLDSLRDATSVEAIKTDLLRTAYENEGSFLHRLDPRVLLLWYAAFLFIPWLFYDTTVLLGLLVFVSVLAVLSRVSVFLVGLMAFTIASTLVSYALVTAFTGDPIAAVQALIPFTLKLTIISVSSLAVFSSMGPKTLSQGLQSLGVPRQFTFLITYGYRMLPVLFEEYHDLVNSFRLRSSAPDSPGRFRWRYYLYLLKLSMRAFYPMIFNVAKRSRVTVEAMEARGFSHSLHDDKSAELQLEGVRVRFIDVGFLIGSLVVVVGIATFL
- a CDS encoding ABC transporter ATP-binding protein, with product MESTHNSRIVVEDLHFRYPGTDDEVLSGADLSIDPGEFVAIIGGNGSGKTTLCKSFNGLIPHFYEGDIRGRVTVAGHDVPTSSVSALSQHVGYVFQEFDNQLVSPTVFEEVAFAPMNYGHDDYREKTHKTIDLLGLDGLEDRFIWELSGGQKHIVALAAALSLDPEILVVDEPAAQLDPINARKTYEHLARLNEVYGKTVVTIEHQTEFVAEYCDSVVLVEDGAVSWKLPVEAALNQLGDLRAQDVHPPQVTRIAERVSTDDNTLPVTFADGIDWFGNSEINSRDRTDKGEQTRRRDDPTISINNVSHSYETLQNGTKTVLDRISLGLYPNDRVALVGSNGAGKSTLLQLITGLETPDSGSIVVNGTNTDTVLPEQLAEEIAYVKQNPEEMFIADSVRADVAHYLSDRGYPDADERVDDVIEFLDLESLQARDGRLLSVGQQRRASLAIGLATDPSIVLLDEPTGSLDLASREELNRTLDRAGKRVETVVVATHDLELAASWATRVVVLNDGDIISDGPPADVFANLGPLEQANLQPPQVVRLGAELGSDLPPLTVDAFANRLEGASASTETRIIGEEKW